From Dehalococcoidales bacterium, a single genomic window includes:
- a CDS encoding HAD family hydrolase, which yields MIKAVFFDLYQTLVHYKPSQEELEAGALKESGFDVSAAALRRPILAANQYIYDEIAARPLSRRTREEAMTLYTEYQRVVLREAGIKADEKTVLKLLGLTQQAKMDLILFDDVLPALDALKKRQLTLGLISNIERDMTATLDRLGLAARLDIVVTSQDTGFTKPHREIFDFAIAKAGVPPAATVYIGDQYNVDVIGSRAAGMKALLLDRDDYYQEKLDCPRLRSLRELEKHLA from the coding sequence ATGATCAAGGCTGTGTTCTTCGACCTTTACCAGACGCTGGTGCACTATAAGCCTTCACAGGAGGAGCTGGAGGCCGGGGCGCTCAAGGAGTCCGGCTTCGACGTCAGCGCCGCCGCCCTGCGCCGCCCGATTCTGGCCGCCAATCAATACATCTATGACGAAATAGCCGCCCGGCCCCTGAGCCGGCGTACCCGTGAAGAAGCCATGACGCTTTATACGGAGTACCAGCGGGTGGTGCTGCGGGAGGCGGGGATAAAAGCGGACGAAAAGACCGTCCTCAAGCTGCTGGGACTGACACAGCAGGCCAAAATGGACTTGATTCTTTTCGACGATGTTTTACCGGCGCTGGACGCCCTGAAAAAGCGCCAACTGACGCTGGGCCTGATTTCCAATATCGAGCGGGACATGACCGCCACGCTGGACAGGCTCGGGCTGGCGGCGCGGCTGGACATCGTGGTGACCTCCCAGGACACGGGCTTCACCAAGCCGCACCGGGAGATATTCGATTTCGCCATCGCCAAGGCCGGCGTCCCGCCCGCGGCGACGGTATATATCGGCGACCAGTATAACGTGGACGTTATCGGCAGCCGGGCCGCCGGTATGAAGGCGCTGCTGCTCGACCGCGATGACTATTATCAGGAAAAACTCGATTGCC
- a CDS encoding AAA family ATPase produces MTTTPWELIGQERAVSLLRLSLASGALAHGYLFIGPPHIGKMTLAISLAQALNCEAIDKPCLTCSSCKKIAAGNHSDVQVIGITQNGEEGDESKVIKIKQIENLQHDASLPPFEGKHKVFIIDGAELMSADAANRFLKTLEEPEKNVTFILLTSNDKLLLPTIISRCQRLELPPLSIAGETAALVDRCKMTPEKARLLSGLSHGCPGWAIAAAGDDGILERRREELDRLVQVIGAASEDRFAYVARLAAGFTQNRGAVYDILDRWLDYWRDLMLAKLGCADMITNIDRQEEIIRTAGHYRLAGIRNFISSLESAAAQLRRNVNPRLALEVLMLDIPKEEVTSPR; encoded by the coding sequence ATGACAACAACACCGTGGGAGCTAATCGGCCAGGAGCGGGCGGTATCGCTATTGCGGCTCAGCCTGGCATCGGGCGCGTTGGCCCACGGCTATTTATTCATCGGGCCGCCGCACATCGGCAAAATGACGCTGGCCATCAGCCTGGCCCAGGCGCTGAACTGTGAAGCTATAGATAAACCCTGCCTCACCTGTTCCTCCTGCAAGAAAATTGCCGCCGGAAATCACAGCGACGTCCAGGTAATCGGCATTACGCAGAACGGGGAGGAGGGGGATGAGTCCAAGGTCATTAAAATCAAGCAGATAGAAAATTTGCAGCATGACGCCAGCCTGCCGCCGTTCGAGGGAAAGCACAAGGTGTTCATTATCGACGGCGCGGAGCTGATGTCCGCGGATGCCGCCAACCGCTTTCTCAAGACGCTGGAGGAGCCGGAAAAGAACGTAACCTTTATTTTGCTAACGTCTAATGATAAACTATTGCTGCCCACCATCATCTCGCGCTGCCAGCGCCTGGAGCTGCCGCCGCTTTCCATCGCTGGGGAGACGGCCGCGCTGGTGGACCGGTGTAAAATGACCCCGGAGAAGGCGCGGCTGCTGTCCGGGCTTTCCCACGGCTGCCCGGGGTGGGCTATCGCGGCGGCGGGGGATGACGGCATTCTGGAGCGGCGGCGGGAGGAGCTGGACCGGCTGGTGCAGGTTATCGGCGCCGCCAGCGAGGATCGCTTCGCCTACGTCGCCCGGCTGGCGGCGGGGTTTACCCAGAACCGGGGCGCCGTGTATGATATCCTGGACCGGTGGCTCGATTACTGGCGCGACCTGATGCTGGCTAAATTGGGCTGCGCGGACATGATTACCAATATCGATAGGCAAGAGGAAATAATAAGGACGGCCGGCCATTACCGCCTGGCCGGTATCAGAAATTTTATTAGCAGCCTGGAGTCGGCGGCGGCGCAGCTCAGGCGGAACGTGAACCCGCGGCTGGCCCTGGAAGTGCTGATGCTGGATATTCCAAAAGAGGAGGTGACAAGCCCCCGGTAA
- a CDS encoding stage 0 sporulation family protein — protein sequence MSNITGIRFKKAGKIYYFDAGEIALQAGDYAVVKTSRGMELGHVVIAPGQVKINETGESLSPVMRKAEEEDLAKEKDLENKAEEALIECGKMITELNLPMKLLSAEYALDSSRLTFLFSAEERVDFRELVRRLSGKFKIRVELRQVGSRDEAKLLGSYGRCGRELCCASFLTEFTPVSIKMAKEQDLPLNPMKISGACGRLMCCLSYEGEQYRAMKAKMPKNGQRVSTRMGEATVIGNNPLKETVMVELDTEAQVELPLGEVSY from the coding sequence ATGTCAAATATCACGGGAATACGGTTTAAAAAAGCGGGCAAAATTTACTACTTCGATGCGGGCGAAATCGCCCTGCAGGCCGGCGACTACGCGGTCGTTAAGACCAGCCGGGGCATGGAGCTGGGGCACGTGGTCATCGCGCCCGGGCAGGTAAAAATCAATGAAACGGGCGAGTCCCTGAGCCCGGTGATGCGCAAGGCGGAGGAGGAGGACCTCGCCAAGGAGAAGGATCTGGAGAACAAGGCGGAGGAGGCGTTAATCGAATGCGGCAAGATGATTACCGAGCTGAACCTGCCGATGAAGCTGCTCTCCGCGGAGTACGCCCTGGACAGCTCCCGGCTTACTTTCCTTTTCAGCGCCGAGGAGCGCGTGGACTTCCGCGAGCTGGTGCGGCGGCTATCGGGCAAATTCAAGATCAGGGTGGAGCTGAGGCAGGTGGGCAGCCGCGATGAAGCCAAGCTGCTGGGGAGTTACGGGCGGTGCGGCCGCGAGCTGTGCTGCGCCAGCTTTCTGACGGAGTTCACGCCGGTTTCCATCAAGATGGCCAAGGAGCAGGACCTGCCGCTTAACCCGATGAAGATTTCCGGAGCCTGCGGCCGGCTGATGTGCTGCCTGTCTTACGAGGGCGAGCAGTACCGCGCCATGAAGGCCAAGATGCCCAAGAACGGGCAGAGGGTCTCCACGCGCATGGGCGAGGCCACGGTCATCGGCAATAATCCGCTCAAGGAAACGGTGATGGTGGAGCTGGACACGGAGGCCCAGGTGGAGCTGCCGCTGGGAGAGGTGAGCTATTAA
- the lysA gene encoding diaminopimelate decarboxylase produces the protein MSKKADIPRLAVFPLTADIAENGHLTIGGCDTAALAREYGTPLYVFDEADLRSRCREYKTEFGKRYPGVTIAYSPKAFTAKAMIKLVREEGLDLDIVTLGELGIAKAAGFPMAGIHFPGNNKSAADLETAVKYNIGHIVVDNLPELDILIGIAGRKKAKILLRLNPGIDPHTHKYNTTGIADSKFGLPRGEWDTALSKALAAPNLDVDGFHFHIGSGLFEADPYLGAIEAVLQYAAEQKTKNGFEMRTLSVGGGIGAYYQAGKAPPPVAYFAEAITKKIKNECRRLKLNPPQLIVEPGRKIVAQAGVSLYTVGVIKEITGIRRYASVDGGISDNIRYAMYGDWALQEALLANRAAEKDTHQYRITGKLCESGDILIPEIRLPELKSGDILAMAGSGAYAVPMQSNYNSMLRPAIVFVKDGQARLVRRRETLQDLLRRDLD, from the coding sequence ATGTCAAAAAAAGCGGATATTCCCCGGCTGGCGGTGTTCCCGCTGACGGCGGATATAGCTGAAAACGGCCACCTGACTATCGGCGGCTGTGATACGGCGGCGCTGGCCCGGGAGTACGGCACGCCGCTTTACGTCTTTGACGAGGCCGATTTGCGCAGCCGCTGCCGGGAGTATAAAACCGAGTTCGGGAAGCGCTATCCCGGCGTGACCATCGCCTATTCTCCCAAGGCGTTCACGGCCAAAGCCATGATAAAGCTGGTCAGGGAAGAGGGGCTGGACCTGGATATCGTTACTCTCGGGGAGCTGGGCATCGCTAAAGCGGCGGGTTTCCCCATGGCCGGGATACACTTCCCCGGCAACAACAAGTCCGCGGCAGACCTGGAGACAGCCGTTAAATACAACATCGGCCATATCGTGGTGGACAACCTGCCGGAACTGGACATTCTCATCGGGATAGCCGGCCGGAAAAAGGCAAAGATTTTATTACGCCTCAATCCCGGCATAGACCCGCATACGCATAAGTACAACACCACCGGCATCGCGGATTCCAAGTTCGGCCTGCCGCGCGGGGAATGGGACACCGCGTTAAGTAAAGCGCTGGCGGCGCCGAACCTGGACGTGGACGGCTTTCACTTTCACATCGGCTCCGGCCTGTTCGAGGCGGACCCTTACCTGGGCGCCATCGAGGCCGTCCTGCAATACGCGGCGGAACAGAAAACCAAAAACGGCTTTGAGATGCGCACGTTAAGCGTCGGCGGCGGTATCGGGGCGTATTATCAAGCAGGGAAAGCACCCCCGCCGGTCGCCTATTTCGCCGAAGCTATAACCAAAAAAATCAAGAATGAGTGCCGCCGCCTCAAATTGAATCCCCCGCAACTCATCGTCGAGCCGGGACGGAAAATCGTCGCCCAGGCCGGAGTATCGCTTTACACGGTGGGTGTTATCAAGGAAATAACCGGCATCCGCCGCTACGCCTCGGTGGACGGCGGCATCAGCGATAACATCCGCTACGCCATGTACGGCGACTGGGCATTGCAGGAAGCCCTCCTGGCCAACCGCGCGGCGGAAAAAGACACGCATCAATACAGGATTACCGGCAAGCTCTGCGAGTCCGGCGATATCCTGATACCGGAAATCAGGCTGCCGGAGCTCAAGTCCGGGGACATCCTGGCCATGGCGGGGAGCGGCGCTTACGCGGTGCCGATGCAGAGCAACTACAACTCCATGCTGCGCCCGGCCATCGTCTTTGTGAAAGACGGGCAGGCCCGCCTGGTGCGGCGCCGGGAGACGCTGCAAGACTTACTCCGGCGGGATTTGGACTAG